The stretch of DNA GAGATCGGAGATGGCTGGATCTGGAGAATTCAAAATTCGGAGGAGATTGAGTACAGAGACTTCGATTCTAGCACGAGCCTGTTGTAAAAACGAGCTTCGATTTCAATCAGAGCGACGGGACTCGACACAGGGAAGAAGATGAGTGATTCGATAAAAACTTACTTCGTGAGGGAGAAGGATGTCAGCGTAAGAGAGGTGTTGATCGGAGAAGAACTTCATCGATGAGATTCCTCCCGATGATTCCTccattttccagatttttttccgattccaatttttttttttgaaatttgattgaaagagagagagaggcgggCAATAAGTTTCAGAATTTTAGATTTGCACTGTATGTCGTTTCATGTAGAAGAAAACGGCATGCGGTTCATGTATCTTTTTacggaactttggaatcatctCATATGGATCCGATTAGAAAATAACGTACATACAGATACAGTAGGATGAACCGGAAGATACACGTAGTCGTGCAAAAggaaaagttatattttttttataaaaatctatctataaaaacatttgattttgttttatatagttatatatacttAGCAAAATTAGCAAAATGAAGTATGAGAAGCTTCCACGTGCATGGATATATGAGTGTTTGCATATGTTAACTGTGCTGATCCTATTTGGGTTTATTCGACCGGTCAAAGCAAAGAGAGATCATTCTTAACAACCACAACCACACTAATTTTGCTTTAAGTTCGGTTATCCGTATTTAATGCCCAACATTTTAAGCGACTTCATGATTTCTATAAGTTTCATTAAGGATAAATAAATagtttctacaatttttttgttaatatatcaTATCTCATAGTATGGGTGGACGACGAAACGAAAAATACTTTGCGAAAagaactttttcatttttaacttgGAATTGACCATAATCTATTCctttaatttgaatatatttttaactcgCGACTTGGTGGAATCTAGTATGTTAGTATGTTACATATGTTTACCACAATTGCATGGTGAAACGTATCATTTGCAAAATGGAACTAAACTAATGTCCTAACTATTGTGTATAATTCTAATGGTACGTAGTTCATTATCGagcattacaaacaaaaaagggaTTTAATATCATAGAGAACATACATgtaaagttatttaaaattaatctcAATTTTCGCTTAATTTTCAATCCAACCAAATGTCCAGGCTCAAGAGCGTGCATACGACGTCATCATATACAAGTATGGGGTTGGTATACTATATTTAACCACACGTATGAAatgagaataaaataaaaagtaattagttatattattttaccTGTTACATGGAAATTTATAAGCTAATTATTAAGCCTTTACCAAACATTCCCTTTGTCATTGGGAAGACATAAACAAAANNNNNNNNNNNNNNNNNNNNNNNNNNNNNNNNNNNNNNNNNNNNNNNNNNNNNNNNNNNNNNNNNNNNNNNNNNNNNNNNNNNNNNNNNNNNNNNNNNNNNNNNNNNNNNNNNNNNNNNNNNNNNNNNNNNNNNNNNNNNNNNNNNNNNNNNNNNNNNNNNNNNNNNNNNNNNNNNNNNNNNNNNNNNNNNNNNNNNNNNNNNNNNNNNNNNNNNNNNNNNNNNNNNNNNNNNNNNNNNNNNNNNNNNNNNNNNNNNNNNNNNNNNNNNNNNNNNNNNNNNNNNNNNNNNNNNNNNNNNNNNNNNNNNNNNNNNNNNNNNNNNNNNNNNNNNNNNNNNNNNNNNNNNNNNNNNNNNNNNNNNNNNNNNNNNNNNNNNNNNNNNNNNNNNNNNNNNNNNNNNNNNNNNNNNNNNNNNNNNNNNNNNNNNNNNNNNNNNNNNNNNNNNNNNNNNNNNNNNNNNNNNNNNNNNNNNNNNNNNNNNNNNNNNNNNNNNNNNNNNNNNNNNNNNNNNNNNNNNNNNNNNNNNNNNNNNNNNNNNNNNNNNNNNNNNNNNNNNNNNNNNNNNNNNNNNNNNNNNNNNNNNNNNNNNNNNNNNNNNNNNNNNNNNNNNNNNNNNNNNNNNNNNNNNNNNNNNNNNNNNNNNNNNNNNNNNNNNNNNNNNNNNNNNNNNNNNNNNNNNNNNNNNNNNNNNNNNNNNNNNNNNNNNNNNNNNNNNNNNNNNNNNNNNNNNNNNNNNNNNNNNNNNNNNNNNNNNNNNNNNNNNNNNNNNNNNNNNNNNNNNNNNNNNNNNNNNNNNNNNNNNNNNNNNNNNNNNNNNNNNNNNNNNNNNNNNNNNNNNNNNNNNNNNNNNNNNNNNNNNNNNNNNNNNNNNNNNNNNNNNNNNNNNNNNNNNNNNNNNNNNNNNNNNNNNNNNNNNNNNNNNNNNNNNNNNNNNNNNNNNNNNNNNNNNNNNNNNNNNNNNNNNNNNNNNNNNNNNNNNNNNNNNNNNNNNNNNNNNNNNNNNNNNNNNNNNNNNNNNNNNNNNNNNNNNNNNNNNNNNNNNNNNNNNNNNNNNNNNNNNNNNNNNNNNNNNNNNNNNNNNNNNNNNNNNNNNNNNNNNNNNNNNNNNNNNNNNNNNNNNNNNNNNNNNNNNNNNNNNNNNNNNNNNNNNNNNNNNNNNNNNNNNNNNNNNNNNNNNNNNNNNNNNNNNNNNNNNNNNNNNNNNNNNNNNNNNNNNNNNNNNNNNNNNNNNNNNNNNNNNNNNNNNNNNNNNNNNNNNNNNNNNNNNNNNNNNNNNNNNNNNNNNNNNNNNNNNNNNNNNNNNNNNNNNNNNNNNNNNNNNNNNNNNNNNNNNNNNNNNNNNNNNNNNNNNNNNNNNNNNNNNNNNNNNNNNNNNNNNNNNNNNNNNNNNNNNNNNNNNNNNNNNNNNNNNNNNNNNNNNNNNNNNNNNNNNNNNNNNNNNNNNNNNNNNNNNNNNNNNNNNNNNNNNNNNNNNNNNNNNNNNNNNNNNNNNNNNNNNNNNNNNNNNNNNNNNNNNNNNNNNNNNNNNNNNNNNNNNNNNNNNNNNNNNNNNNNNNNNNNNNNNNNNNNNNNNNNNNNNNNNNNNNNNNNNNNNNNNNNNNNNNNNNNNNNNNNNNNNNNNNNNNNNNNNNNNNNNNNNNNNNNNNNNNNNNNNNNNNNNNNNNNNNNNNNNNNNNNNNNNNNNNNNNNNNNNNNNNNNNNNNNNNNNNNNNNNNNNNNNNNNNNNNNNNNNNNNNNNNNNNNNNNNNNNNNNNNNNNNNNNNNNNNNNNNNNNNNNNNNNNNNNNNNNNNNNNNNNNNNNNNNNNNNNNNNNNNNNNNNNNNNATTTTACCTGTTACATGGAAATTTATAAGCTAATTATTAAGCCTTTACCAAACATTCCCTTTGTCATTGGGAAGacataaacaaaaacttaatttgaccataaatataatttgatttcagGTCAGGTGATCGGTTTTTATATATGAGACATGGCATATGGATTGTCTTTGACATGAAGTTAAAATTTTGATCAATCATcataatttacataataaacaaAGTCAAATACATATTATTGTTTCCGCAATATTAGTTTATCTATATGAACAAACTATCCTCAAATGTATAAGGCCATTCATATATAGACCGCACCATCTCTATCAACATTACTTTAAgtctaatataaatatatactatttaatttacatttcaAAAGATAGAGTTAAGTaaaaatgaaatgttatagaacataaattttatatatacagtatgttttaatatattattctaaaaaaGTATATAGATCCAAAAACGTTtgtaaaggagaaaaagagatatatagCTAGGAAAAGGAGGAGAGACCAAGGCAGTTGAACAAAAAAGTTAGGTGAATATAGTTGGCCTCAAATATAATACCCTTTTACTCATTCTTCCTCTTTCCTCCCTACAAATATCCTTATAACCTTTTCTCTCCtgatcttctccttcttcctatTATgcaaattaacatatatttacatatatatacgtaGTCATCAGAGAGGGAGNNNNNNNNNNNNNNNNNNNNNNNNNNNNNNNNNNNNNNNNNNNNNNNNNNNNNNNNNNNNNNNNNNNNNNNNNNNNNNNNNNNNNNNNNNNNNNNNNNNNNNNNNNNNNNNTTACAGTTCAAAATATAgatttaagtaaaattaaatgGTATAGAACATgcattttatatatacagtatgttttaatatattattctataaaaatatatagatccAAAAACGTtgtaaaggagaaaaagagatatatagCTAGGAAAAGGAGGAGAGACCAAGGCAGTTGAACAAAAAAGTTAGGTGAATATAGTTGGCCTCATAAATTATACCCTTTTACTCATTCTTCCTCTTTCCTCCCTACAAATATCCTTATAACcttttctctcctcttctccctcTTCCTATTATgcaaattaacatatatttacatatacgTAGTCATCAGAGAGGGAGAGAGCGAGAGATCTAGATAGTGAAAAGTTTCCTAATCAATGGAAGGGGTTCACAACACAAACCCGATGTTAACCCTAGAAGAAGGCGAAAACAGCAATCCTTTTCCTTCCTTTGATGAAAAAACCTTGATGATGATGGCTCCTTCGTTAATGTTTACCGGCGATGCAggtccatcttcttcttcttgttctccaGCAAGTTTCCATCTATCTGCTCAGCCGGAGAACCGTCAGGGAGGTGGAGGAGATATGGGAGGATTAGTGAGTAATGATAGCGATCATAGTAATAATCATTGCAATaaaggaaaaggaaagagaTCTCCGGCAATGCAGAGGATAGCGTTTCATACGaggagtgatgatgatgttcttgATGATGGTTATCGTTGGCGAAAGTACGGTCAG from Camelina sativa cultivar DH55 chromosome 9, Cs, whole genome shotgun sequence encodes:
- the LOC104714754 gene encoding probable WRKY transcription factor 56; translation: MEGVHNTNPMLTLEEGENSNPFPSFDEKTLMMMAPSLMFTGDAGPSSSSCSPASFHLSAQPENRQGGGGDMGGLVSNDSDHSNNHCNKGKGKRSPAMQRIAFHTRSDDDVLDDGYRWRKYGQKSVKNNAHPRSYYRCTYHTCNVKKQVQRLAKDPNVVVTTYEGVHNHPCEKLMETLSPLLRQLQFLSRVSDL